In one window of Nicotiana tabacum cultivar K326 chromosome 12, ASM71507v2, whole genome shotgun sequence DNA:
- the LOC142167076 gene encoding uncharacterized protein LOC142167076, producing MGSTATSTSVYAQDPCGPLFLHSSDVPGTSLVHVPFSGTGFGGWRRSMIVDLSSKNKIDFIDGTCPKPSDNAPELKQWNRYNNMVISWLTSSLSLEIAESVQYSETVESFMCENHVNTCTCAAKPGLQQDVEENRLYQFLMGLNETYVNVRSNVLMMQPPTSLDYAYASFNASMFTKTLPPQKPYNQRANFEQRVNGDPVKASLFCKYCKKLGYLIEKYNKLHGYPSNLKLTKGRRIAANASVEADLSEYNPSGGAQPNTIAPHIFGPPSNFEHASIIPDLTHQSNLMASANFAGTSLAADLLSSTSSNSCMLSYSVNLTWIIDSGATDHMTSNKEFLFNITSLPVPYLVSLQNGYKVKGPSLKKLLILGKLDTGLYKLVWKKSSSHPQFYTDSYFQNNVNSNSSPKVSVSNCDYVPSLPHLCDAPGSLSPPYVSVSNFPIPYRDKFKPRAIHCVFLGYPFAKKGYKLYNLATKQCFISRDVVFHESYFPISFSKDFSCSPPTTFPESPFHSHIIYDDFSIPLPTSSVISQSLSPSNSSVQHFPSSIPLVSVPSSSLPSHLSNLRRSTMEHNPPAYLQGYLCTLPSSSSCSNSVLQHAEFEPSTYSQATPIPAWQDFMRKEFETLVANRTWDIVESPKEKKPIGCKYKARLVIRGDIQVEGVDFTETFSPLIKMSTVKCLIAVAVKRQWPLFQLDVNNGFLHGDLDEEVYMKLPSGLSVYAASSSSSAPLVCELQKSLYGLRQASRQWYTKLSHALCSRGYSHSINDYSPFGSSCEVIR from the exons ATGGGAAGTACTGCTACTTCTACCTCTGTGTATGCTCAAGATCCCTGTGGTCCTCTGTTTTTACATTCCTCTGATGTTCCTGGCACTTCTTTGGTGCATGTGCCTTTTTCTGGGACTGGGTTTGGGGGTTGGAGAAGAAGTATGATAGTGGATTTATCTTCAAAGAATAAGATAGACTTCATAGATGGAACATGTCCTAAACCTTCTGATAATGCACCTGAATTAAAGCAGTGGAATAGGTATAACAATATGGTGATATCTTGGCTCACTAGTTCTTTGTCCCTTGAAATAGCGGAGAGTGTTCAATACTCTGAGACTGTTGAGA GTTTCATGTGTGAGAATCATGTGAACACTTGCACTTGTGCAGCTAAACCTGGTTTGCAACAGGATGTTGAAGAAAACAGATTATACCAATTCTTAATGGGATTAAATGAAACCTATGTAAATGTTAGAAGCAATGTCCTAATGATGCAGCCTCCTACATCCCTTGATTATGCTTACG CTTCTTTCAATGCCAGCATGTTTACCAAAACTCTTCCTCCTCAAAAGCCATATAATCAGAGGGCGAACTTTGAACAAAGGGTAAATGGTGATCCGGTCAAGGCTTCCTTATTTTGCAAATACTGCAAAAAGCTTGGATACctaattgaaaaatataataaactCCATGGTTATCCTTCTAACCTCAAACTTACTAAAGGCAGAAGAATTGCAGCAAATGCTAGTGTTGAGGCTGATCTTTCTGAATACAATCCCAGTGGTGGTGCTCAGCCAAATACTATCGCTCCTCACATTTTTGGCCCTCCATCTAATTTTGAGCATGCCTCCATAATACCTG ACCTCACTCATCAATCCAATCTCATGGCTTCTGCCAATTTTGCTGGTACATCTTTAGCTGCTGATTTGTTGAGTAGTACTAGTTCTAATTCTTGCATGCTTTCTTATTCAGTAAATTTAACCTGGATCATTGATTCTGGTGCAACTGACCATATGACATCCAATAAAGAGTTCTTGTTCAATATAACTTCTTTACCTGTACCTTATCTTGTATCTCTTCAAAATGGTTATAAAGTAAAA GGACCTTCTCTGAAGAAGCTTCTGATTCTTGGTAAACTCGACACTGGCTTGTACAAACTTGTATGGAAAAAGTCATCATCACATCCTCAGTTTTATACTGATTCATATTTCCAGAATAATGTCAACTCAAATTCTTCTCCTAAAGTATCTGTCTCTAATTGTGATTATGTCCCTAGTTTACCTCATCTGTGTGATGCACCTGGTTCACTTTCTCCACCTTATGTTTCTGTGTCTAATT TTCCTATACCATACAGAGATAAGTTCAAACCAAGAGCAATCCATTGTGTTTTCCTTGGCTATCCTTTTGCCAAGAAAGGTTACAAGTTGTATAACTTAGCTACCAAACAGTGTTTCATTTCAAGGGATGTGGTATTTCATGAAAGTTATTTTCCTATCTCGTTCTCTAAAGATTTTTCTTGTTCTCCTCCTACTACTTTTCCTGAATCTCCCTTTCACTCTCATATTATTTATGATGACTTCTCCATTCCTCTTCCTACTTCTTCTGTCATTTCTCAATCTCTTTCTCCCTCAAATTCTTCTGTCCAACATTTTCCTTCCTCTATTCCACTTGTGTCAGTACCATCTTCTTCTCTTCCTAGTCATCTTTCCAATCTCAGAAGGTCTACTATGGAGCATAATCCTCCTGCTTACTTACAAGGCTACTTATGCACTCTTccttcctcttcttcttgctCCAATTCTGTCCTACAACATGCTGAATTTGAACCTAGTACTTATTCCCAAGCTACACCTATTCCAGCTTGGCAGGATTTCATGCGAAAGGAATTTGAGACCTTAGTGGCTAATCGCACTTGGGATATAGTAGAGTCACCTAAAGAAAAAAAGCCTATTGGTTGTAA ATATAAAGCTCGGCTTGTGATTAGGGGAGATATACAGGTAGAAGGTGTTGATTTTACTGAGACATTCTCTCCGTTGATAAAGATGTCCACAGTTAAATGCTTAATAGCAGTAGCTGTGAAGAGACAATGGCCTCTTTTTCAACTAGATGTCAACAATGGCTTTCTTCATGGTGACCTAGATGAGGAGGTTTATATGAAGTTACCCTCTGGACTTTCAGTTTATGCTGCTAGTTCTTCCTCTTCTGCCCCTTTAGTGTGTGAATTGCAAAAGTCCTTATATGGTCTCCGACAGGCCTCTCGGCAGTGGTATACAAAATTATCTCATGCTTTATGCTCTCGAGGTTATTCTCATTCCATCAATGATTATTCTCCTTTTGGAAGTTCATGTGAAGTTATCCGCTGA